One segment of Bacteroides caecimuris DNA contains the following:
- a CDS encoding glycosyltransferase family 2 protein — MNNDVTIQKPLFSILIPTWNNLAFLKLCLKSITKNSTFNHQILIHVNDGSDGTLEWVKKNNITYTHSEQNIGICWSLNLLRTKVETDYIVYMNDDMYVCPEWDKMLWNEVNKAPDKLFFFSSTLIQPFPCGNKGVIAPANFGEDTESFQEEKLLKEYKTLPHHDWFGATPPPNIVHRDIWDLVGGYSVEYSPGMYSDPDFSAKLWMAGVRLFKGVSDSRVYHFEARSTTRVKKNKGHIQFLLKWGITSGSFRKDMMKKGEIFDEMRLCNIYHKKLRRDIFRSKLKKILYLFQDGLAKKLWE, encoded by the coding sequence ATGAATAACGATGTAACAATACAGAAACCGCTATTTTCCATTTTAATTCCAACATGGAACAATTTAGCATTCCTGAAACTATGCCTTAAAAGTATTACCAAAAATTCCACTTTTAATCATCAAATTCTAATACACGTCAATGACGGAAGCGACGGAACATTAGAATGGGTAAAAAAAAACAATATAACATATACACATAGTGAGCAAAATATAGGAATCTGTTGGTCATTAAATTTATTACGAACTAAAGTTGAGACTGATTATATCGTCTATATGAATGACGACATGTATGTTTGCCCAGAGTGGGATAAGATGCTTTGGAATGAAGTCAATAAGGCGCCTGACAAACTATTCTTTTTCTCTTCAACACTAATACAGCCCTTTCCTTGTGGAAACAAAGGAGTTATAGCGCCTGCCAACTTCGGAGAAGATACTGAAAGTTTTCAGGAAGAAAAACTACTAAAAGAATACAAAACTCTACCACACCATGACTGGTTCGGAGCTACTCCTCCTCCCAACATAGTACATCGTGACATTTGGGATTTAGTAGGAGGATATAGCGTAGAATACTCACCTGGAATGTATAGTGATCCTGATTTTTCAGCAAAACTATGGATGGCAGGTGTACGACTATTCAAAGGTGTTTCCGACAGTAGAGTATATCATTTTGAAGCCCGCTCAACAACGCGTGTAAAAAAGAATAAAGGACATATACAGTTTTTATTGAAATGGGGAATTACTTCTGGCTCATTTAGAAAAGACATGATGAAAAAAGGAGAGATTTTTGATGAAATGAGACTATGCAACATTTATCATAAAAAATTAAGAAGAGATATTTTCAGAAGCAAACTAAAAAAAATATTGTATTTATTTCAAGACGGACTTGCTAAAAAATTATGGGAGTAG
- a CDS encoding lipopolysaccharide kinase InaA family protein, with product MRVIVNPKYAHLQKQIEGIPQFFENEGNVVYDGRNILKRVNLDNVDVVVKSFKKPHIINRVVYSFFRQSKAERSYIYSMEIQKHGFDTPEPVAMIEQYQKGLLSHSYYICCYDGGETVRGLMGGDVKGNEERLLAFARYTVALHQAGILHLDYSPGNILIHHNETEGYSFSLVDVNRMQLLTDIDCDTVCRNMCRLCTSQEALAYIMTEYASLRGWDVKYTVELSLYYTNQFFKRYVFRRAARKETTNHIVSRILLFRLCRSCRSLFSHSSGAYCYFWKKEKDIYDIYLRKYDYQNIFFKDYH from the coding sequence TACAGAAACAGATTGAAGGCATTCCTCAGTTCTTTGAGAATGAAGGGAATGTAGTGTATGATGGACGTAATATTTTGAAACGGGTAAATTTGGATAATGTTGATGTTGTTGTGAAAAGCTTTAAGAAGCCTCACATCATTAATCGTGTTGTCTATTCATTTTTCCGCCAATCAAAGGCTGAGCGCTCCTATATATATTCAATGGAAATCCAAAAGCATGGTTTTGATACTCCGGAGCCGGTTGCTATGATCGAGCAATATCAAAAGGGGCTTCTTTCGCACAGTTATTATATTTGCTGTTATGATGGTGGTGAAACAGTGCGTGGTTTAATGGGTGGAGATGTGAAAGGCAATGAAGAAAGGCTATTGGCTTTCGCACGTTATACGGTAGCACTTCACCAGGCAGGTATTTTACACCTTGATTATTCCCCTGGGAATATCCTGATTCACCATAATGAAACTGAAGGATATAGCTTCTCTTTGGTTGATGTTAATCGTATGCAGTTATTGACTGATATTGATTGTGATACTGTATGTCGCAATATGTGCCGTTTGTGTACGTCACAAGAGGCTTTGGCTTATATAATGACAGAATATGCATCTCTCCGCGGGTGGGATGTAAAATACACTGTTGAACTTTCTCTCTATTATACCAATCAGTTCTTTAAGAGATATGTATTTCGTAGAGCTGCACGCAAAGAAACTACCAATCATATTGTTTCTCGTATTCTGTTGTTTCGTTTATGCCGATCATGTCGTTCTCTCTTTTCTCATTCCTCAGGGGCTTATTGCTATTTTTGGAAAAAGGAGAAAGATATTTATGATATATATTTAAGAAAATATGATTATCAAAATATCTTTTTTAAAGATTATCATTAA